In Spodoptera frugiperda isolate SF20-4 chromosome 4, AGI-APGP_CSIRO_Sfru_2.0, whole genome shotgun sequence, a single window of DNA contains:
- the LOC126910639 gene encoding uncharacterized protein LOC126910639 isoform X1: MSIGKIKEFDMRSGLWTSYMDRLEMYFKVNKVTDEMKLPTMIASMGDEAYELLVNLASPNKPSELSFVQAGDLMQQHLQPPPSSLAERYRFRQKRQGATEDVATYVAELKKLSRNCKFNTNLNENLRDQFICGLRSDVIRQRLFAENDTINFAEAVKLACSLEAAERDAAVVEGKGASEARSTCSVHALEKCAGRVGQGRGRRVGGAGPVAPTARDRTRPVNVRMTGSAGSVNAGCAACGAANHDFDRCRYRNFVCSKCQNVGHLRRVCPEWKGRRSQGNNDGQEKAIRRGFHFGDLDYGTSDEEGVIEDLNLMALNNYKAVSLPILIDNIPIVMEIDTGTAISCINKNVYDLYFDHLPIKNDNTILKFYDGSKIKPLGIIKPSVCYDAIEKQLELFVIENGTTSLIGRQWLAELQIDIPKFQCNFIRKDDKQIDIVLCKLLDRYKELFSGGLGRYRGARQHCGCVRARNPYFTEHGPCRMHSVSASTLSSMRCCAPASSSRWTARTGLLHWCLLIRLTVRYVFVRTTSLL; this comes from the coding sequence ATGTCGATTGGTAAAATCAAAGAGTTCGACATGCGGTCGGGGTTATGGACGTCTTATATGGACAGACTTGAGATGTACTTCAAGGTGAACAAGGTCACGGACGAAATGAAGTTACCGACGATGATTGCTAGTATGGGGGATGAAGCTTACGAGTTGCTGGTTAATCTCGCTAGTCCAAACAAGCCTTCGGAATTATCTTTCGTACAAGCTGGTGATTTGATGCAACAACACTTACAACCGCCGCCATCTTCGTTAGCGGAAAGATACCGATTTCGACAGAAACGGCAAGGTGCTACGGAGGATGTGGCCACATACGTAGCGGAACTGAAGAAATTGTCGCGGAATTGTAAGTTCAACACCAATTTGAACGAAAACTTACGCGACCAATTTATCTGCGGGCTGCGCAGTGACGTCATTCGGCAGCGGTTATTCGCTGAAAATGACACCATAAATTTTGCGGAGGCGGTCAAGTTGGCGTGTTCGTTAGAAGCAGCGGAGAGGGACGCAGCTGTGGTTGAGGGGAAAGGAGCATCAGAGGCGAGGAGTACGTGCTCGGTCCATGCGCTAGAAAAGTGCGCGGGGCGTGTCGGACAAGGACGCGGGCGCAGAGTTGGCGGAGCGGGACCGGTAGCACCGACAGCTAGAGACCGCACGCGGCCGGTCAATGTCAGGATGACGGGCTCAGCCGGGTCGGTGAACGCAGGCTGCGCAGCATGCGGGGCGGCGAATCACGATTTTGACAGGTGCCGTTATCGGAACTTTGTGTGCAGCAAATGTCAAAATGTGGGTCACTTGCGGCGGGTGTGTCCTGAGTGGAAAGGTCGAAGGTCGCAGGGAAACAATGACGGTCAAGAAAAAGCGATTAGGCGCGGATTTCATTTCGGAGATCTCGACTACGGGACCAGTGATGAAGAAGGGGTTATCGAAGATCTAAATCTCAtggcattaaataattataaggcGGTGAGTTTACCCATTCTTATAGATAACATTCCAATTGTAATGGAGATAGACACTGGCACAGCCATttcgtgtataaataaaaatgtatatgatTTGTATTTTGACCATTTGCctattaaaaatgataatacTATCCTAAAATTTTATGATGGCTCGAAAATAAAGCCCTTGGGTATAATTAAACCGTCAGTGTGTTATGATGCCATAGAAAAACAATTAGAATTATTTGTCATTGAGAATGGTACCACATCTTTGATTGGGAGACAGTGGTTGGCAGAATTACAAATAGATATTCCAAAGTTTCAGTGTAATTTTATCAGGAAGGATGACAAACAAATTGATATTGTGTTGTGTAAATTACTTGACAGGTATAAAGAACTGTTCAGTGGAGGGCTGGGACGGTACAGGGGGGCAAGGCAACATTGCGGGTGCGTGAGGGCGCGGAACCCGTATTTCACCGAGCACGGCCCCTGCCGTATGCACTCCGTGAGCGCGTCGACGCTGAGCTCGATGCGATGCTGCGCGCCGGCGTCATCGAGCCGGTGGACTGCTCGGACTGGGCTTCTCCACTGGTGCCTGTTAATAAGGCTGACGGTACGTTACGTATTTGTGCGGACTACAAGTCTACTTTAA
- the LOC126910639 gene encoding uncharacterized protein LOC126910639 isoform X2 → MSIGKIKEFDMRSGLWTSYMDRLEMYFKVNKVTDEMKLPTMIASMGDEAYELLVNLASPNKPSELSFVQAGDLMQQHLQPPPSSLAERYRFRQKRQGATEDVATYVAELKKLSRNCKFNTNLNENLRDQFICGLRSDVIRQRLFAENDTINFAEAVKLACSLEAAERDAAVVEGKGASEARSTCSVHALEKCAGRVGQGRGRRVGGAGPVAPTARDRTRPVNVRMTGSAGSVNAGCAACGAANHDFDRCRYRNFVCSKCQNVGHLRRVCPEWKGRRSQGNNDGQEKAIRRGFHFGDLDYGTSDEEGVIEDLNLMALNNYKAV, encoded by the exons ATGTCGATTGGTAAAATCAAAGAGTTCGACATGCGGTCGGGGTTATGGACGTCTTATATGGACAGACTTGAGATGTACTTCAAGGTGAACAAGGTCACGGACGAAATGAAGTTACCGACGATGATTGCTAGTATGGGGGATGAAGCTTACGAGTTGCTGGTTAATCTCGCTAGTCCAAACAAGCCTTCGGAATTATCTTTCGTACAAGCTGGTGATTTGATGCAACAACACTTACAACCGCCGCCATCTTCGTTAGCGGAAAGATACCGATTTCGACAGAAACGGCAAGGTGCTACGGAGGATGTGGCCACATACGTAGCGGAACTGAAGAAATTGTCGCGGAATTGTAAGTTCAACACCAATTTGAACGAAAACTTACGCGACCAATTTATCTGCGGGCTGCGCAGTGACGTCATTCGGCAGCGGTTATTCGCTGAAAATGACACCATAAATTTTGCGGAGGCGGTCAAGTTGGCGTGTTCGTTAGAAGCAGCGGAGAGGGACGCAGCTGTGGTTGAGGGGAAAGGAGCATCAGAGGCGAGGAGTACGTGCTCGGTCCATGCGCTAGAAAAGTGCGCGGGGCGTGTCGGACAAGGACGCGGGCGCAGAGTTGGCGGAGCGGGACCGGTAGCACCGACAGCTAGAGACCGCACGCGGCCGGTCAATGTCAGGATGACGGGCTCAGCCGGGTCGGTGAACGCAGGCTGCGCAGCATGCGGGGCGGCGAATCACGATTTTGACAGGTGCCGTTATCGGAACTTTGTGTGCAGCAAATGTCAAAATGTGGGTCACTTGCGGCGGGTGTGTCCTGAGTGGAAAGGTCGAAGGTCGCAGGGAAACAATGACGGTCAAGAAAAAGCGATTAGGCGCGGATTTCATTTCGGAGATCTCGACTACGGGACCAGTGATGAAGAAGGGGTTATCGAAGATCTAAATCTCAtggcattaaataattataaggcG GTATAA